The window GACACGCCACTCCCACCATCATGCACAAGGAGAAGTTGCTTACCAAGATCTTAGACCCTTTCCGAATGCGCCTATGATGATAAGTGGGTATCTGACAACCATCGTAATTGCACTCATCCCGCCACTATGGCACCGATTGATGGTTCCCAAGGTGCTTGAATGGGATCAAAAATTTGCGAGTCCAGAAGAACTCGAACTTGCCAAAATCGCAAACCAAAGAAGTGGTATTCCGAAATTCATTTCATCTAACAAGGGCTAGATTTCATTAATGTCGCCTGAGAATAAATCTCCTAAGTATTTTAATCCTTCCAATAGATGGATCCATGATGTTTCAGGTTCTCCTTTTAATTTCAAAAACAATACACCCACAAAAAAAGCTAAAAATGCTTTCCCACCTTTCCCTTCGGTTTCCTTAGGGAAAAATCGATTCAATGCATTTTCATAAGAAGTGAATGATTCTTCCACCAATTGGGCGAGTTCCTCTGAGTCGGAGAGCTGTCGTTTGACATCAACCGCAAGTAACATCAAATTCAGAAAATGTCCTTCTTTTCCGGAGACAAAATTGATGATATCGTTTACATTTGCGTTTTCTTCCGAAAGTTTATGAATTGCCTCGGCATCAGATGATACGAGATGTTTTACCATAGAAGAAAACAAAGCTTCCTTTGTAGGAAAGTAATGGTATAAGGTGCCAGTGGATACTCCTAATTCTTTGGAAAGTTCCCTCATCGAAACGGAAGCAACACCTTTCGAAACAAAAATTGGAAGGGATTTAGAAAGTAACTCGATTCGATAAAGATTATGATCCACAATCTTTGGCATAAATACCACCTACTGAAAAAAAGCATTATTGATTCGATTGTTCTATTTTCTTTTTTTCACATATCGAAAACAAAACTGATGACAGGGTTATTTTCAGCTTTGTCCAAAGAACATCAAGTAAGAATCTTTAGGTTTTTGATTTGATTTTGATCGCTGCTTGGTTGTATAATTCCATCTGGAGTAATTCTTGTGATCGGTGATCTTCAAATCCCCTTATTATTATCATTGGCAGCGCTTGTTTCTAATTTCTCAGTTTTACTTTTGACTTTGGGAAAAAACTTTCCAATCCTAATCACAATCCGATTTGTTTCCATTGTGTTAATTTTAGGAAATTCTTTTTTGATCGGTACATTTTTATCTGGATCAGAGGGAGAGGCTTATGTATACTTTCACTTGTTCCGTTCAGTCATCTTTTTTATACCTTATCTTTTTTTAAAGGTAACATATAACTTAACAGCTAGAAAACAAAACTCTCGTTTGCTTCAAATTGCGCTCCTTTTGACTATATTCTATGTCCTCTTCATAAACATCGATTACCTTCGAAGCGAATCACTTCTAATCGCTGGATGGAATCGAAATCCTTGGGGCTTTTGGCCCATTTTACATCTAAGAGCCAAAATCTTCATTGGAATTGGTTT of the Leptospira biflexa serovar Patoc strain 'Patoc 1 (Paris)' genome contains:
- a CDS encoding TetR/AcrR family transcriptional regulator, whose product is MPKIVDHNLYRIELLSKSLPIFVSKGVASVSMRELSKELGVSTGTLYHYFPTKEALFSSMVKHLVSSDAEAIHKLSEENANVNDIINFVSGKEGHFLNLMLLAVDVKRQLSDSEELAQLVEESFTSYENALNRFFPKETEGKGGKAFLAFFVGVLFLKLKGEPETSWIHLLEGLKYLGDLFSGDINEI